One stretch of Acidobacteriota bacterium DNA includes these proteins:
- a CDS encoding TonB family protein, translated as MKERTDSSRRGLLLVFGLAAVFFVLLALLLLYWPRGEDRAADDVGADALYVIPLELKVRSRPDAEAAVAATIHSGDQVTLMGSEGTWARIRTARAVEGFVERTALERNAEREARLAKNEQILQLPTIAGHMTEKAPLYAGPGYFYPVVGDLPARQRVEVRTREQDFYAVSIGGSIVWVDVGSVELSVAGSPEMTVAAGDESSIDLEEEEPLEDERRPFEDFADRWEEIQREREREDEREPEPEPAPAPPAPEAAPAGGVYATVPPGGTEPIPIRKPSPRYPSAARRAGVEGPVVIRAIVTRDGRVESAQILKDQPQGLGEAARSAVERWTFRPATYRGRPIDVYYTVTVNFSLRSR; from the coding sequence ATGAAGGAACGGACCGACTCGAGCCGGCGAGGATTGCTGCTCGTTTTCGGGCTGGCCGCGGTTTTTTTCGTCCTTCTCGCGCTCCTTCTTCTCTACTGGCCTCGCGGTGAGGATCGAGCCGCTGATGACGTTGGAGCCGACGCTCTCTACGTGATTCCTCTCGAGCTGAAGGTGCGATCGCGTCCGGATGCGGAGGCCGCCGTCGCGGCGACGATCCACTCCGGAGACCAGGTGACGCTGATGGGATCCGAGGGGACCTGGGCCCGTATTCGAACTGCCCGCGCGGTCGAAGGGTTCGTGGAGCGGACCGCGCTCGAGCGGAATGCCGAGCGGGAGGCGCGTCTCGCGAAAAACGAGCAGATTCTGCAGTTGCCGACCATCGCTGGTCACATGACTGAGAAAGCTCCTCTCTACGCAGGTCCGGGATATTTCTATCCGGTCGTCGGAGATCTTCCGGCGCGTCAGCGGGTCGAGGTCCGAACGCGGGAGCAGGATTTCTACGCGGTCTCGATCGGCGGGTCGATCGTCTGGGTCGATGTCGGGAGCGTCGAGCTGTCGGTTGCCGGCTCGCCCGAAATGACGGTCGCCGCGGGCGACGAATCCTCGATCGATCTCGAGGAGGAAGAGCCGCTCGAAGACGAGCGGAGGCCATTCGAGGATTTTGCCGACCGTTGGGAAGAGATCCAGCGCGAGCGGGAACGCGAGGACGAGCGCGAGCCTGAGCCGGAGCCGGCTCCCGCCCCACCGGCTCCCGAAGCTGCTCCGGCGGGCGGCGTTTACGCCACCGTTCCTCCGGGAGGAACCGAGCCGATTCCGATCCGCAAGCCATCGCCCCGCTATCCGAGCGCAGCACGCCGCGCCGGCGTCGAGGGTCCGGTGGTCATCCGCGCCATCGTCACGCGCGATGGCCGCGTCGAGAGCGCACAGATCCTCAAGGATCAGCCGCAGGGTCTCGGAGAGGCTGCCCGAAGCGCCGTGGAACGCTGGACATTCCGACCCGCCACATACCGCGGCCGCCCGATCGATGTCTACTACACCGTCACGGTGAACTTCAGCCTCCGATCGCGTTGA
- a CDS encoding pirin family protein has protein sequence MSELATKIRTFPVPPPHWVGDGFPVRSLITPQDPARISPFLLLDYGGPVDFPPTTEKRGVGPHPHKGFETVTIVFDGGVAHRDSSGASGEIGPGDVQWMTAGAGLIHEELHSESFRSSGGPFEMVQLWVNLPSASKSLPPRYQTILSSMIPSIERDGTTVRVISGELEGHRGPAETQTPVNVLDVRHHEAASRDIELPEGHTKLVVALQGSLDVEGVRVDAPITVELGRATTSITIRSEAAAHYLVLTGEPIREPVFAWGPFVMSSRAEIAEAVEMYEAGRLGSLS, from the coding sequence ATGAGCGAGCTCGCAACGAAGATCCGGACGTTCCCCGTGCCGCCCCCGCACTGGGTCGGCGACGGTTTCCCGGTCCGCAGTCTGATCACGCCGCAGGACCCGGCCCGGATCAGCCCCTTCCTTCTCCTCGACTACGGGGGGCCTGTGGACTTTCCTCCGACCACCGAAAAGCGGGGCGTCGGGCCCCATCCACACAAGGGGTTCGAGACGGTGACGATCGTTTTTGACGGCGGCGTTGCGCACCGCGACTCGAGCGGAGCGAGCGGAGAGATCGGTCCGGGCGATGTGCAATGGATGACGGCAGGAGCCGGCCTGATCCACGAAGAGCTGCATTCGGAGTCATTCCGCAGCAGCGGCGGACCGTTCGAGATGGTCCAGCTCTGGGTGAACCTTCCGTCCGCGTCGAAGTCTCTGCCGCCGCGGTACCAGACGATTCTGTCGTCCATGATCCCTTCGATCGAGCGCGACGGAACGACCGTCCGGGTCATCTCGGGAGAGCTCGAGGGCCATCGCGGTCCGGCCGAAACGCAGACGCCGGTCAACGTGCTCGACGTCCGGCATCACGAGGCGGCGTCGCGCGACATCGAGCTTCCGGAAGGACACACGAAGCTCGTCGTCGCGCTGCAGGGATCGCTCGACGTTGAAGGCGTCCGCGTAGACGCGCCGATCACGGTCGAGCTCGGCCGTGCCACCACCAGCATCACGATCCGCTCCGAGGCCGCAGCGCACTACCTCGTGCTCACCGGAGAGCCGATCCGTGAGCCCGTTTTCGCATGGGGACCGTTCGTGATGAGCTCCCGCGCCGAGATCGCGGAAGCGGTCGAGATGTACGAGGCCGGACGGCTCGGATCGCTCAGCTGA
- the argF gene encoding ornithine carbamoyltransferase translates to MHHLTNKDLVSIHDYTAEEVDHIFQVATDIKKSPREFSGSLRGKTLGMIFEKSSTRTRVSFEVGMFQLGGHALFLSSRDIQLGRGETIEDTAKVLSRYVDGIMARTYAHATVTELAKHATVPVINGLTDLLHPCQGLTDYFTAREKLGDLRGKKLAWIGDGNNMAHSLMYGAPKVGMNIAVATPKGFEPDPSVVKSAMEDAKAAGTTITLTNSLEEAAGGADVVETDVWVSMGQEDEDARRKAAFEGWIVDERVMSMANEQAIFMHCLPAHRGEEVSAAVADGPQSVIFDEAENRLHVQKALMYLLMKKDAE, encoded by the coding sequence ATCCATCACTTGACCAACAAGGACCTCGTTTCGATCCACGATTACACCGCTGAAGAGGTCGACCACATCTTCCAGGTCGCAACGGACATCAAAAAGAGCCCGCGTGAGTTCAGCGGATCTCTCCGCGGCAAGACGCTCGGGATGATCTTCGAGAAGTCCTCGACCCGCACGCGTGTCTCGTTCGAGGTCGGGATGTTTCAGCTCGGCGGACACGCGCTCTTTCTCTCTTCTCGTGACATTCAACTCGGTCGCGGTGAGACGATCGAGGACACGGCTAAGGTCCTTTCCCGTTACGTCGACGGAATCATGGCGAGAACCTACGCCCATGCAACCGTCACCGAGCTCGCGAAACACGCGACGGTGCCGGTCATCAACGGGCTGACGGATCTCCTCCACCCCTGCCAGGGACTGACGGATTACTTCACGGCCCGGGAAAAGCTGGGCGACCTTCGCGGAAAAAAGCTCGCATGGATCGGTGACGGGAACAACATGGCGCATTCGCTCATGTACGGTGCGCCGAAAGTGGGGATGAACATCGCCGTTGCGACACCGAAGGGTTTCGAACCGGACCCTTCGGTCGTCAAATCAGCGATGGAGGATGCGAAAGCCGCAGGAACCACGATCACGCTGACCAATTCACTTGAAGAGGCAGCCGGAGGTGCCGATGTCGTCGAGACCGACGTCTGGGTCTCGATGGGGCAGGAGGACGAGGATGCGCGGCGGAAGGCTGCGTTCGAGGGATGGATCGTAGACGAGCGCGTGATGTCGATGGCGAATGAGCAGGCGATCTTCATGCATTGTCTTCCGGCGCATCGTGGAGAAGAGGTTTCCGCAGCCGTCGCGGACGGACCGCAGTCGGTGATCTTCGACGAGGCGGAAAACCGATTGCACGTGCAGAAAGCGCTGATGTACCTTCTGATGAAAAAGGACGCTGAATGA